DNA from Mycobacterium sp. SMC-8:
ATCCGGGCCGCGGTGTCGGCGGCCCGGGCCGCCATGCTCGGGTCGATCGCGGTCTGGCCGCCGTGCACGTACTCGAGCTGTTTGACCAGCTCCTCGCTGCTGATGCTCTTGAGCAGGTAGCCCGATGCGCCGACCCGCAGCGCCTGGTACAGGTACTGCTCGTCGTCGTAGACCGACAGCATCACCACCTTGCGGCCGGGGTCGCGCTCGCGCAACTGCTGGCACACGTCCAAGCCGCTGGAGCCCTGCATGCGCACATCGCAGAGCACGATGTCGGGGTCCAGGCCGGCGACCACGCCCAGCACGTGGTCTGCGCCCACCGCCTGGCCGACCACGGTGACCCGGTCGCTGAACGCGGCGAGCATGGCCTTGAGGCCCTCGATGACCATCTCGTGGTCGTCGACCAGCACGATGCGCACCGGATCGGCAGCCATGGCCCCCACCTTAGAGGCGCGCCGGCGGGTCGCTGCCCAACTTGGCCCGGATAATCCCCCGCGCGGGGGAGGCGGATCAGGTGTGACGTGCGCCACGATCTGATTGTGCAATCGACAGAGCAGAGAGCATGGCGAGCCGGCCGATTCTGGTGGGACTGGCCCCAGCCCAGCGGCGCCCCGGCCCAGCCGATGAAGAAGCTGCGCGCGGTGATCTTCGATCTCGACGCGCTCGCCGACATCGAGGACGCCGGTCACCGGCCCGCCTACAACAAGGCGTTCGCCGAGCTCGGATTGGACATCGAGTGGACCTCCGCGCGCTACCGGCAACTGCAGGCGCTGCCCGACGAACGTCGCCGCGTGGCCGCTGAACTGCGCAAGCGGGGCGTGATGACCGAATGCGACGTGCTCGCCGAGCTGCTGGTCGACGAGATCTGCGCGACGAAGGCGATGATCCTCGACGAGACGGTGCTCGACGCCGACATCACGGCGCGGCCGGGGATGGCGGAGCTCATCGCCGAGGCCTACGGTGCCGGCATCGGCGTCGGGCTGATCAGCACGGGCAGCCATACCTGGGTCGAACCGCTGGTGCGGCAACTCGTCGGCGACGGCGTGGTGACCACGATCGTCACCACCGACGACGCCCCGCGCGGTGAGCTGTACGCGGCCATGCTGGCCGAACTCGGCGCCCCTGCGCAGGAGTGTCTGGCGTTCGCGGGGTCGCAGGAGAGCCGACGGGCGGCCGCGGCCACCGGCGTGGCGACCGTCCTGATCGACAGCGACGCAGCGGCCCCGCGGTGTGTCGGCGACTGTCAGCGCCTGCACGACTCGTGGAACGACACGCACCGCAGCCCAACGGCCGCCTGAGCGGTGCGGCGCGGGCTCAACCGCGCAGCATCTCGATGATCGCGCTGAAGTCCTTATCGGCGTGGTTCTTGGTGAACTGCTCGTAGATCTCGGCGGCGTGGGTGCCCAGCGGCGCCGACGCCCCGGTCGAGTTCACCGCGGCCATCGCCAGGCCGAGGTCCTTGTTCATCAGTGCCGTCGCGAAGCCGGGCTTGAAATCGTTGTTCGCCGGTGACGTCGGAACCGGCCCGGGCACGGGGCAGTTGGTGTGCACGGCCCAGCAGTTTCCGGTGGCACCGGTGATCACGTCGAACAGCGACTGGGCGGGTAGCCCGAGCTTCTCGGCGAGCACGAACGCCTCGCCGATCGCGATCTGCTGCACGGCGAGGACCATGTTGTTGCACAGCTTCGCGGCCTGCCCGGCGCCGGAGGCGCCGCAGTGGATGATCTTGCCCGCCATGGGTTCCAGCACCGGCTTGGCGCGCTCGAACGCGTCGTTCTCGCCGCCGACCATGAACGCCAGCGTGCCCGCCGTGGCGCCCTTGATGCCGCCGGAGACCGGCGCGTCGATCTGGGACAGTCCCTTGTCGGTCGCCTGGGTATGGATGGCGCGGGCGTCGTCGACCGAGATCGTGGACGTGTCGATCAGCAGGGCGCCCGCCTTGGCCGCCGGCACCACCTCGTCATACACGGTCTTGACGATGGTGCCGTTGGGCAGCGACGTGATCACCACGTCGGCGTCGGCGACCGCGGCCGCGGCGCTGTCGAAAACGCTCGCGCCCTTGGCTTTTGCCGCCGCCTTCAGGTCGTCGACCAGGTCGAAGGCGTGCACGGCGTGCCCGGCCGCCACAAGGTTCGCCGCCATCGGGCCGCCCATGTTGCCCAGGCCCAGGAACGCGATCGTCGTCATAGAGTCTGACCTCCCTTGTCAGCAAGCGCGGGCACGGGCAGCGGCGGACCGCCCGATCACCACGCGCATGATTTCGTTGGTGCCCTCCAGGATGCGATGCACCCGCAGATCGCGCACGATCTTCTCCAGCCCGTATTCGCGCAGGTAGCCGTAGCCGCCGTGCAATTGCAGGGCCTGGTCGGCGACCTCGAAGCAGGCGTCGGTGACATAGCGTTTGGCCATCGCGCACAACTCGACGCGCTCCGGGTGCTCGTTGTCCAAAGCCGTTGCCGCGCGCCACAACAACGCCCGTGACGTCTCCAGCGCGGTGGCCATGTCGGCGAGCGTGAACCGGATGGTCGGCTCGTCGAGCAGGGACCCGCCGAACGCCTGCCGGTCGGCCAGGTACGCCACCGACTTGTCGTAGGCCGCCTGCGCGCCGCCCAGCGAGCAGGCCGCAATGTTGATGCGTCCGCCGTTGAGACCCTTCATCGCGATGCCGAACCCGGTGCCCTCACCCTCGGTTCCGCCGAGCAGAGCGTCGGCGGGCACCCGGGCGCCTTCGAAGATGACCTGCTTGGTGGGCTGGGCGTTCCAGCCCATCTTCACCTCGTCGGTGCCGAAGCTCAGGCCCAGGGTGTCCTTCGGAACCACGAACGTCGAGATGCCGCGCGGTCCGTCATCGCCGGTGCGGGCCATCACCACGTAGACCTCGGAGGTGCCCGCACCCGAGATGAACTGCTTCACCCCGTCCAGGACGAAATCCGACCCAGAGCGAACCGCCCTGGTGCGCAAGGCGCTTGCATCCGATCCGGCGCCCGGTTCGGTCAGGCAGTAACTGGCGATCGTCTCCATGGACGCCATCCGTGGCACCCATTCCTTGCGCTGCTCCTCGGTGCCGAAGCTGTCGACCATCCACGCGCACATGTTGTGGATCGACAGGAACGCCGCGACGGTCGGATCGGCGGTCGCCAGCTTCTCGAAGATGCGTACCGCGTCGATACGCCGCAGCTCGCTGCCGCCCACGTCGTCGCGGCAGTAGATCGCCGCCATGCCGAGTTCGGCGGCCTCGCGCAGCACGTCGGTGGGGAAGTGGTGCGTTTCGTCCCACTCCAGCGCGTGCGGTGCCAGCCGCTTCTCCGCGAACGCGGCCGCCGTCTCGACGATGACGCGTTCGTCCTCGTCCATGCCGAAATAGTCCATTTCCGAATCTATTTCATGGTGGGGATGACGAATTCGGCGCCATCCTTGATGCCCGACGGCCACCGCTCGGTGACGGTCTTGACCTTGGTGTAGAACTGGATCGACGCCGGCCCGTGCTGGTTGAGGTCGCCGAAGCCGGACCGCTTCCAGCCGCCGAAGGTGTGGTAGGCCACCGGGACCGGGATCGGCACGTTCACCCCGACCATGCCGACCTGGACCTTGGACACGAAGTCACGGGCGGCGTCACCGTCGCGGGTGAAGATCGCCACGCCGTTGCCGTACTCGTGCTTGGTCGGCAGGCTCAGCGCTTCTTCGTAGTCCTTGGCGCGCACGATGCACAGCACCGGCCCGAAGATCTCGTCGGTGTAGATCGACATGTCGGTGGTGACGTGGTCGAACAGGGTGGGGCCTATGAAAAATCCGGCAGAAAGCTCCGCTCCGTCAAAGGTCAGCTCGTCGGTGGCGCGCTCGCGCCCGTCGACCACCAGCTCGGCGCCGGCCTCGACACCCTGACGGATGTAGTCACGTACGCGCTCGAGCGCAGCACCGGTGACCAGCGGTCCGTAGTCGGCCTTCGGATCGAGGCTGTGGCCGACCCGGAGCTGATTGACGCGCTCCACCAAGCGATTACGCAGACGGTTCGCGGTCTCTTCGCCGACGGGGACCGCGACGCTGATCGCCATGCAGCGCTCGCCGGCGCTGCCGTAGCCGGCGCCGATCAGCGCGTCGACGGCCTGGTCGAGATCGGCGTCGGGCATGATGATCATGTGGTTCTTCGCGCCGCCGAAGCACTGGGAACGCTTTCCGTGCGCTGCGGCGGTCGAGTAGATGTAGTGCGCGATGTCGGAGCTGCCGACGAAGCCGACGGCCTGGATGTCGGGGTGGGTCAGGATCGCGTCGACCGCTTCCTTGTCGCCCTGGACCACCTGGAAGACACCGGCGGGCAGCCCGGCCTCTCCGAACAGCTCGGCCAGGCGCACCGGCACCGAGGGGTCCCGCTCGGAAGGCTTGAGGATGAACGCGTTTCCGCATGCGAGCGCCGGGCCGGCCTTCCACAGCGGGATCATGGCGGGGAAGTTGAACGGCGTGATTCCGGCGACGACCCCGAGCGGCTGTCGGATGGAGTAGACGTCGATGCCGCTGCCGGCGTTCTCGGTGAACTCACCCTTGAGCAGGTGCGGGATGCCGATCGCGAACTCGATGACCTCGATACCGCGCTGGATGTCGCCCTTGGAGTCGGCGACCGTCTTGCCGTGCTCGATGGAGAGCAGTTCTGCCAATTCCTCGATGTTGGCGTGGACCAGCTCGATGAACTTCATCATCACGCGGGCGCGGCGCTGCGGGTTCCAGGCGGCCCACTCCTTCTGGGCCTCCACGGCCGAGGCGACGGCGGTGTCGACGTCGGCCTTGCTGGCCAGCAGGACCTGCGCCTGAACCTCGCCGGTGCTCGGGTTCAGCACGCCGGCCGTACGAGTGGACGAGAGCTCGCTGCGCTTCCCGTCGATGAAATGGGGGATACGGGCATCCGCTGTCTGTGTGGTCATGGTGAAGCCTTCCGCGTAGATACTTGGATATCCTAGTAATCGTGACCGCGCTTGGCAAGAGGCGGGATTGGCGTCTACGACAAGAGATGTCGGAAGCTGGTCGGAGTGGCTTCGACTTGGTGCGCCAATCAGCTACCGGTGTTCGCTGAAAATTGTATGGTCGGCGCATAACATTTCGCCCGATCCGGCGCCCCAGCTGGTCGGCTCCCAATTGGCATGCAGATGGGACGCGGGATCGCAGCGGTTCGGGGATTCGCTGCGCACGCGCCCATCCGGTTCGTGTCTCGGGCGGATCGTCCGGCGTCGGATATCGGAGGGGACCGTGTCATGCGCGATGTAGTGAAGCGCCCTATTTCGCCGCGGAACCGCATTCTCGCCATGCTGTTCGTCGGCATCCAGATTCTCGTTCCTGCCGGATTTCTTGGGCTCCGCTGGGTGAAAGAGGGTTCGCAGCCGACCACGGAGTTCCCGTTTTCCTGGCAGATGTACAGCAGGGCCTCGAGTATCGAGTACTTCGGCATCGATGATGCCGGCGAAGAAATTGCGCTGAGCACCGAGGGGCTCACCCCTGTCCTCCGCGGCGTCGCGTACGACTACTCGGTCCCTGCGATGTTGTGCGACGCGAACCCCGAGCTGGTCGCGGTGCAGCGGCGGGCGGATGACCCCGAGCTTGACGACTTTACCGAGTTCGTTTCATGTTGAACGTCTTCCGCAGCGCGTTTGGTGCTTTGTGCACATTGAAGGCCGTGTCTTTGCTGATCGGCACGGTTGCGACGGCGGGATCGTTCAGCATTGGTGTACTGGCGGTTGCCTGCGGATTGCTGATGGCCGCGGCCGGCATCGCGCTCATCGTCGGCTATCGCCGGCGCCTCGCAGCATCGGTCGTGGTCGCCACGGGCCTGATGTTCCTGATCCCGTTCGGTGCGTACAACCACCACCTCTACCTGTTGATCCTCATTGCGTTGATCCTCGCGGTCGACATCGAGGTCGCGTTGCTCCTCAAGATTCAGCTCACCATCGTGTACGCGTTCGGGACTCTCGCGAAGGTCAACGACGTCTTCCTTTCCGGCACCGAACTGCACATCTCGATGGTGGAACGGTCTGTATGGGCCACCGTCATCGGGCAGCCGGCTCCTTCAGCGCTGCTGATCCCGATGAGCATCGGCGTCGTCATCGCCGAAGGCTTTCTCGCCGTCGGGTTCTGGTTCCGGAGCACGCGTTGGGTCGCCCTCGTGATCGGCGTTGGGCTCCACTGTTCCATGATGATCCTGCTTTCCGACAGCTTGGCCCGTTTTGTGAATCTGCTGGTCTACGGCGGACTCATGTACACGCTGTACATTCCGTTCTTCAGTGACAAGATCGAACCATGGTGGAACCGGCGCTCCGAGGCGCGGGCCGCGGTTCCACCGGTCCGGCATCCTGCTGATGCTCGCGGAGGAGTCGAACACAGCTGACGGTTCGTCGGCCTGGAACTATGGCCGCCGCTCCTGACGCAGTTCCGCGACGAATGCCTGCGCCTGCTCCCATGTCGGGAGCAGCCCGGCCGCGCGCGCCTGCTCGAGCGAAGGGGCGTCCCGGTCGCGGTCGGACAGGATCAGCTCGCCGGCCCAGCGGCCCGTCAGCCAGGACCGCCAGTCGATTCCCAGGGTCGGGTCCAGCGGGTCGACGGTGTGCTCGCGGACGGGGTCGTAGCCGGCCGAGCACAGGTAGCTCACCATCGAATCATCCTGCAGTGCAAGGAAAGCGTGTCCGAGTCCCTCGGAGAGATACACCGACCGGTGCGCGGTGTCGTCCAGCACGACCGCGTCCCACCGGCCGAAGGTGGGCGAGCCGACCCGGATGTCGACCACGACGTCGACGACGGCGCCCCGCATGCACGACACGTACTTGGCCTGACCCGGCGGCAACTGCGCGAAATGCACCCCGCGCAGCACCCCGGCCCGCGACACCGAGCAGTTGGCCTGCCGAAGGTCGAACCG
Protein-coding regions in this window:
- the mmsB gene encoding 3-hydroxyisobutyrate dehydrogenase, producing the protein MTTIAFLGLGNMGGPMAANLVAAGHAVHAFDLVDDLKAAAKAKGASVFDSAAAAVADADVVITSLPNGTIVKTVYDEVVPAAKAGALLIDTSTISVDDARAIHTQATDKGLSQIDAPVSGGIKGATAGTLAFMVGGENDAFERAKPVLEPMAGKIIHCGASGAGQAAKLCNNMVLAVQQIAIGEAFVLAEKLGLPAQSLFDVITGATGNCWAVHTNCPVPGPVPTSPANNDFKPGFATALMNKDLGLAMAAVNSTGASAPLGTHAAEIYEQFTKNHADKDFSAIIEMLRG
- a CDS encoding acyl-CoA dehydrogenase family protein, with amino-acid sequence MDYFGMDEDERVIVETAAAFAEKRLAPHALEWDETHHFPTDVLREAAELGMAAIYCRDDVGGSELRRIDAVRIFEKLATADPTVAAFLSIHNMCAWMVDSFGTEEQRKEWVPRMASMETIASYCLTEPGAGSDASALRTRAVRSGSDFVLDGVKQFISGAGTSEVYVVMARTGDDGPRGISTFVVPKDTLGLSFGTDEVKMGWNAQPTKQVIFEGARVPADALLGGTEGEGTGFGIAMKGLNGGRINIAACSLGGAQAAYDKSVAYLADRQAFGGSLLDEPTIRFTLADMATALETSRALLWRAATALDNEHPERVELCAMAKRYVTDACFEVADQALQLHGGYGYLREYGLEKIVRDLRVHRILEGTNEIMRVVIGRSAAARARAC
- a CDS encoding dTDP-4-dehydrorhamnose 3,5-epimerase family protein, with protein sequence MNVRELDVPGAWEITPVVHSDARGAFFEWFTDPGFSAITGHRFDLRQANCSVSRAGVLRGVHFAQLPPGQAKYVSCMRGAVVDVVVDIRVGSPTFGRWDAVVLDDTAHRSVYLSEGLGHAFLALQDDSMVSYLCSAGYDPVREHTVDPLDPTLGIDWRSWLTGRWAGELILSDRDRDAPSLEQARAAGLLPTWEQAQAFVAELRQERRP
- a CDS encoding response regulator transcription factor, with the protein product MAADPVRIVLVDDHEMVIEGLKAMLAAFSDRVTVVGQAVGADHVLGVVAGLDPDIVLCDVRMQGSSGLDVCQQLRERDPGRKVVMLSVYDDEQYLYQALRVGASGYLLKSISSEELVKQLEYVHGGQTAIDPSMAARAADTAARMQRDEFWPGARHGLTQRESEILALVVNGLSNRAIAARLIIGDETVKTHLSSIYRKLGVSDRTGAVATALREGIYQ
- a CDS encoding HTTM domain-containing protein, giving the protein MNVFRSAFGALCTLKAVSLLIGTVATAGSFSIGVLAVACGLLMAAAGIALIVGYRRRLAASVVVATGLMFLIPFGAYNHHLYLLILIALILAVDIEVALLLKIQLTIVYAFGTLAKVNDVFLSGTELHISMVERSVWATVIGQPAPSALLIPMSIGVVIAEGFLAVGFWFRSTRWVALVIGVGLHCSMMILLSDSLARFVNLLVYGGLMYTLYIPFFSDKIEPWWNRRSEARAAVPPVRHPADARGGVEHS
- a CDS encoding HAD family phosphatase, which encodes MQSTEQRAWRAGRFWWDWPQPSGAPAQPMKKLRAVIFDLDALADIEDAGHRPAYNKAFAELGLDIEWTSARYRQLQALPDERRRVAAELRKRGVMTECDVLAELLVDEICATKAMILDETVLDADITARPGMAELIAEAYGAGIGVGLISTGSHTWVEPLVRQLVGDGVVTTIVTTDDAPRGELYAAMLAELGAPAQECLAFAGSQESRRAAAATGVATVLIDSDAAAPRCVGDCQRLHDSWNDTHRSPTAA
- a CDS encoding CoA-acylating methylmalonate-semialdehyde dehydrogenase, which gives rise to MTTQTADARIPHFIDGKRSELSSTRTAGVLNPSTGEVQAQVLLASKADVDTAVASAVEAQKEWAAWNPQRRARVMMKFIELVHANIEELAELLSIEHGKTVADSKGDIQRGIEVIEFAIGIPHLLKGEFTENAGSGIDVYSIRQPLGVVAGITPFNFPAMIPLWKAGPALACGNAFILKPSERDPSVPVRLAELFGEAGLPAGVFQVVQGDKEAVDAILTHPDIQAVGFVGSSDIAHYIYSTAAAHGKRSQCFGGAKNHMIIMPDADLDQAVDALIGAGYGSAGERCMAISVAVPVGEETANRLRNRLVERVNQLRVGHSLDPKADYGPLVTGAALERVRDYIRQGVEAGAELVVDGRERATDELTFDGAELSAGFFIGPTLFDHVTTDMSIYTDEIFGPVLCIVRAKDYEEALSLPTKHEYGNGVAIFTRDGDAARDFVSKVQVGMVGVNVPIPVPVAYHTFGGWKRSGFGDLNQHGPASIQFYTKVKTVTERWPSGIKDGAEFVIPTMK